A genome region from Ligilactobacillus cholophilus includes the following:
- the rbfA gene encoding 30S ribosome-binding factor RbfA has translation MAQQVRIGRLSQEIQREVNDILQKRVRDPRVQGITITGVEVTGDLQHATIYYSILSDLASDAEKTQRGLDKATGLIRRELGHRLNVYVTPEIKFKQDESVRYGDHIDELLNKLHQQDNF, from the coding sequence ATGGCACAACAAGTTCGAATTGGCAGACTTTCTCAAGAAATTCAAAGGGAAGTTAACGATATCTTGCAAAAAAGAGTTCGTGATCCTCGAGTACAAGGCATAACAATTACCGGTGTAGAGGTAACTGGTGATTTACAACATGCAACGATTTATTATAGTATTTTGTCTGATTTAGCTTCAGATGCTGAAAAAACTCAACGCGGTTTAGATAAAGCAACTGGATTAATCCGACGTGAGTTAGGACATCGTTTAAATGTCTATGTAACACCTGAAATTAAATTTAAACAGGATGAATCAGTACGTTATGGTGATCACATTGATGAGCTTTTAAATAAACTACATCAGCAAGATAATTTTTAA
- the truB gene encoding tRNA pseudouridine(55) synthase TruB, producing the protein MDGILPLFKERNMTSNDAVIKCRRIFKTKRVGHSGTLDPNVDGVLPICIGKATKVVNYLMESGKKYRGQVTLGFATTTEDLDGEIVSKSLIEKPFSDSEIQKVMDSMTGNIVQIPPMYSAVKVNGKRLYEYARAGETVERPQRHVNIKSFKMIGESEFDENQGLQKINFEVECSKGTYVRTLAVDLGKKLGVSAVMSDLTRLQSGGFDLSQTISLSELENADNLEDKLFPISYALKGLDSISLTDFQWKIVKNGGFLQPKYLKKSSPVIVLNYKNKTRAVYKFDEDKKVYKPQTMIDLTD; encoded by the coding sequence ATGGATGGTATATTACCATTATTTAAAGAAAGAAATATGACAAGTAACGATGCGGTTATTAAGTGTCGCAGAATTTTTAAGACAAAAAGAGTAGGGCATTCTGGAACCCTTGATCCAAATGTTGATGGAGTTTTGCCAATTTGCATTGGTAAAGCTACTAAAGTAGTAAATTATTTGATGGAATCTGGAAAGAAATATCGCGGACAAGTAACTTTAGGTTTTGCTACTACTACTGAAGATTTGGATGGCGAGATTGTATCTAAAAGTTTAATTGAAAAACCTTTTTCAGATAGTGAAATTCAAAAAGTAATGGATAGTATGACAGGAAATATTGTTCAAATTCCACCGATGTATTCAGCAGTAAAAGTGAACGGGAAGAGACTTTATGAATATGCACGTGCTGGTGAAACAGTCGAACGTCCTCAAAGACATGTTAATATTAAGTCATTTAAAATGATTGGTGAAAGTGAATTTGATGAAAATCAAGGACTTCAAAAAATAAATTTTGAAGTTGAATGTTCTAAGGGGACTTATGTAAGAACTTTAGCAGTTGACTTAGGTAAAAAATTAGGAGTATCAGCAGTAATGTCTGATTTAACTCGACTACAAAGTGGTGGCTTTGACTTATCTCAAACAATAAGTTTATCAGAATTAGAAAATGCTGATAATTTAGAAGATAAACTTTTTCCAATAAGTTACGCATTAAAGGGCTTAGATTCAATTTCATTAACAGATTTTCAATGGAAAATTGTTAAAAATGGTGGATTTTTGCAACCTAAGTATTTAAAGAAATCAAGTCCTGTGATTGTATTAAATTATAAAAATAAAACACGTGCAGTATATAAATTTGATGAGGATAAAAAGGTTTATAAACCACAAACAATGATTGATTTAACAGATTAA
- the ribF gene encoding riboflavin biosynthesis protein RibF — protein sequence MQVIHISEPIDYSKIENQNIVLAMGFFDGVHQGHQAVLSEAKKQAVKSNLKLAVMTFDCYPKMFFKKIKPDDVNYLTTVEKRISLFEKYGADIVYIAHFDKNLAKLSPQDFVDKYMVGLHAKILVAGFDYTYGKREIANMQTLPQYAQNRFKVIEVSKKTMRNEKIGTTKIKRLLNEGKIEEINCLLGYKFNFDGEVVHGKARGRTLGFPTLNIKPFKQQCIPGIGVYAVKVKYDNRWYEGMASVSHNETFGDNPLTIEINVFDFDQMIYGEQVEIEWDKYLRAPIKFESVDELIEQLNEDKKVTKMYFENN from the coding sequence ATGCAAGTTATTCATATAAGTGAACCAATAGATTATAGTAAAATTGAAAATCAAAATATTGTGCTTGCGATGGGCTTTTTTGATGGGGTTCATCAAGGACATCAAGCAGTATTGAGTGAGGCAAAAAAGCAAGCAGTTAAATCAAATTTAAAATTAGCAGTGATGACATTTGATTGTTATCCTAAAATGTTTTTTAAAAAAATAAAACCAGATGATGTTAATTACTTAACGACTGTTGAAAAAAGAATTTCATTGTTTGAAAAATATGGTGCAGATATAGTTTATATTGCTCATTTTGATAAGAATTTAGCTAAATTATCTCCACAAGATTTTGTAGATAAGTATATGGTTGGATTGCATGCCAAAATTTTAGTTGCAGGATTTGATTATACTTATGGAAAAAGAGAAATTGCTAATATGCAAACATTGCCTCAATATGCCCAAAATCGTTTTAAAGTTATTGAAGTATCTAAAAAAACAATGCGAAATGAAAAAATTGGGACTACAAAGATAAAAAGGCTTTTAAATGAGGGAAAGATTGAAGAAATAAATTGTCTGTTAGGATATAAATTTAATTTTGATGGGGAAGTTGTTCATGGAAAAGCTCGTGGGCGTACTTTAGGTTTCCCAACACTAAATATTAAACCATTTAAGCAACAATGTATTCCTGGAATTGGTGTATATGCAGTAAAAGTAAAATACGATAATCGTTGGTATGAAGGGATGGCATCTGTAAGTCATAATGAAACTTTTGGTGATAATCCATTAACGATTGAAATTAATGTATTCGATTTTGATCAAATGATTTATGGTGAACAAGTTGAAATTGAATGGGATAAATATTTACGCGCACCAATTAAATTTGAGAGTGTTGATGAATTAATAGAGCAATTAAATGAGGATAAAAAGGTTACAAAAATGTATTTTGAAAATAATTAG
- the hrcA gene encoding heat-inducible transcriptional repressor HrcA: MLTDRQLSILKAIIRNYTNIGQPIGSKKLQEQLPIHVSSATIRNEMAALEHQGFLEKQHSSSGRIPSLRGYRYYVDNLLKPDKVDQDLINNIRNSFDNQFSKVDDIVALSAQLLSQMTNYVAISLKPESSDVVIEGFRLVPLHNRQVMILLVTSDGSVQSQTFTIPDNIHGDELESVIKLINDEIVGLSLNQVSDKLNEILPKIVTYLHQYDGFLNTFGSILDKAVCEHVYVSGKRNLLNFVNDDNLEEIKSLYSLIDHSVDLNKLLKKTDKDIAVTINDKDEGNSLDYSLVSATYDDGNNGHGLIAILGPTNMPYSKMIGMMDTFRDELSRRLINYYHDFKE, from the coding sequence ATGTTAACAGACAGACAGCTATCAATTCTGAAAGCTATTATTCGGAATTATACTAATATCGGTCAGCCGATCGGATCTAAGAAGTTGCAAGAACAATTACCAATCCATGTAAGTTCAGCGACAATTCGTAATGAAATGGCAGCTCTAGAACATCAAGGCTTTTTAGAAAAGCAACACTCTAGTTCTGGAAGAATACCATCATTGCGTGGATATCGTTATTACGTTGATAATTTGCTCAAGCCTGATAAAGTGGATCAAGATTTAATCAATAATATTCGGAATTCGTTTGATAACCAATTTTCGAAGGTTGATGATATTGTCGCTTTATCTGCACAGTTATTATCACAGATGACTAATTATGTAGCAATTTCTTTAAAACCAGAATCTAGTGATGTAGTAATTGAAGGATTTAGATTGGTACCATTACATAATCGTCAAGTAATGATTTTGCTTGTAACAAGTGATGGTTCAGTCCAAAGTCAGACATTCACTATTCCAGATAATATTCATGGTGATGAACTTGAGTCAGTAATTAAACTTATTAATGATGAGATTGTTGGTTTATCATTAAACCAAGTCAGCGATAAGTTGAATGAAATTCTACCAAAGATAGTTACTTATTTACATCAATATGATGGGTTCTTGAATACATTTGGTAGTATCTTAGACAAAGCAGTTTGTGAGCATGTTTATGTTAGTGGAAAACGTAATTTGTTGAACTTTGTGAATGATGATAATTTAGAGGAAATAAAGTCACTTTATTCTTTAATTGATCATTCAGTTGATTTAAACAAATTATTGAAAAAGACTGATAAAGATATTGCTGTTACTATAAATGATAAGGATGAAGGTAATTCATTAGATTATAGTTTGGTTTCTGCAACGTATGACGACGGAAATAATGGACATGGATTGATTGCAATTCTTGGTCCAACAAACATGCCATATTCCAAGATGATTGGAATGATGGACACATTCCGTGATGAGTTGTCAAGAAGACTAATAAATTACTATCATGACTTTAAAGAATAG
- the grpE gene encoding nucleotide exchange factor GrpE, which translates to MADEVKHPEEKAAEDLNVEKETKHSNPKEKNESKDEVKDLEKQIASLQEKYDEMEDKFLRAEAEMQNMTKRFKNEQAQLLKYEGQKLATEILPVMDNLNRALQSEVEDEASSQLKRGIEMVANDMEKALKDNEITKIKALGEKFDPTKHQAVKTVPVEEGQEKDTVVEVYQDGYMLKDRVLRPAMVVVAQ; encoded by the coding sequence GTGGCTGACGAAGTAAAACATCCAGAGGAAAAAGCCGCAGAAGATTTGAATGTTGAAAAAGAAACAAAACATTCAAATCCAAAAGAAAAAAACGAATCAAAAGATGAAGTTAAAGATCTAGAAAAACAAATTGCATCTCTTCAAGAAAAATATGATGAGATGGAAGATAAGTTTCTTCGTGCTGAAGCAGAAATGCAAAACATGACGAAACGTTTTAAAAATGAACAAGCTCAACTATTAAAATATGAGGGACAAAAGTTGGCAACTGAAATTTTACCTGTAATGGACAATTTAAATCGTGCATTACAATCTGAAGTTGAAGATGAAGCTTCAAGTCAGTTAAAGCGTGGAATTGAAATGGTTGCTAATGATATGGAAAAAGCTTTAAAAGATAATGAAATCACAAAGATTAAAGCTTTAGGTGAAAAGTTTGATCCAACTAAACATCAAGCTGTAAAGACGGTTCCAGTTGAAGAGGGACAAGAAAAAGATACAGTTGTTGAAGTATATCAAGATGGATATATGTTAAAGGATCGCGTATTACGTCCTGCAATGGTCGTTGTAGCTCAATAA
- the dnaK gene encoding molecular chaperone DnaK produces the protein MSKIIGIDLGTTNSAVAVLEGKEAKIITNPEGNRTTPSVVSFKDGETQVGEVAKRQAITNPDTISSIKRHMGEAGYKVTVDGKDYTPQEISAMILQYIKDYAEAYLGEKVTQAVITVPAYFNDAQRQATKDAGKIAGLKVERIVNEPTAAALAYGLDKTDKDEKILVYDLGGGTFDVSILELGDGVFQVLSTNGDTHLGGDDFDKAIMNWLIEEFKNEHGIDLSQDKMAMQRLKDAAEKAKKDLSGVTSAQISLPFISAGENGPLHLETTLTRAKFNELTHDLVEKTRIPVQNALKDAGLSNSDIDEVILVGGSTRIPAVKELVKNETGHTPNESVNPDEAVALGAAIQGGVITGDVKDVVLLDVTPLSLGIETMGGVFTKLIDRNTTIPTSKSQVFSTAADNQPAVDIHVLQGERPMAADNKTLGRFQLTDIPAAPRGVPQIEVKFDIDKNGIVNVSAKDLGTNKEQKITIKSSSGLSDEEIDRMVKEAKENEAADKKRKEEVDLKNEVDQLLFQTDKTLEEIKGKVSDEEVKKVEEARDALKKAQESNNVDEMKSKKDDLTKLIQDMSVKLYQQAQQAQQAQGAQDNAGDASSSSDNNSDDNTVDGDFKEVDPDDKN, from the coding sequence ATGTCAAAGATTATTGGTATTGATTTAGGAACAACTAACTCTGCAGTTGCTGTTCTTGAAGGTAAAGAAGCAAAAATTATTACAAACCCAGAAGGAAATCGTACAACACCTTCTGTAGTTTCATTTAAAGATGGTGAAACACAAGTTGGTGAAGTTGCAAAGCGTCAAGCAATTACAAACCCAGACACAATTTCATCAATTAAGCGTCATATGGGTGAAGCTGGTTACAAAGTAACAGTTGATGGAAAAGACTACACACCACAAGAAATTTCTGCAATGATTCTTCAATACATTAAGGATTATGCAGAAGCATACCTTGGCGAAAAAGTTACTCAAGCTGTTATTACAGTTCCTGCTTACTTTAACGATGCACAACGTCAAGCAACAAAAGATGCTGGTAAGATTGCAGGTTTAAAAGTTGAACGTATTGTTAACGAACCAACAGCTGCTGCATTAGCTTATGGTTTGGACAAAACTGATAAAGATGAAAAAATCTTAGTTTATGACCTTGGTGGTGGTACATTTGATGTTTCTATCCTTGAATTAGGGGATGGAGTATTCCAAGTATTATCAACAAATGGTGATACACACCTTGGTGGTGATGACTTCGATAAAGCAATTATGAATTGGTTAATTGAAGAATTCAAGAATGAACATGGAATCGACTTATCACAAGATAAAATGGCAATGCAACGTTTGAAGGATGCTGCTGAAAAGGCTAAGAAAGACTTATCAGGTGTAACATCTGCACAAATTTCATTACCATTTATCTCTGCTGGTGAAAATGGCCCATTACACTTGGAAACAACATTAACACGTGCTAAATTCAATGAATTAACACATGATTTAGTTGAAAAGACACGTATTCCTGTTCAAAACGCTTTGAAAGATGCTGGTTTATCAAACTCAGATATTGATGAAGTTATCTTAGTTGGTGGTTCAACACGTATTCCAGCTGTAAAAGAATTAGTTAAGAACGAAACAGGTCACACACCAAACGAATCTGTAAACCCTGATGAAGCTGTTGCTTTAGGTGCTGCAATTCAAGGTGGTGTAATTACAGGTGATGTTAAGGATGTTGTATTGCTTGATGTTACACCATTATCACTTGGTATTGAAACAATGGGTGGTGTATTTACAAAATTAATTGATCGTAATACTACAATCCCAACATCTAAATCACAAGTATTCTCAACAGCTGCTGATAACCAACCTGCAGTAGATATTCATGTTTTACAAGGTGAACGTCCAATGGCTGCTGATAACAAGACATTAGGTCGTTTCCAATTAACAGATATTCCTGCAGCTCCACGTGGTGTTCCTCAAATTGAAGTTAAATTCGATATTGATAAAAACGGTATCGTAAACGTTTCTGCAAAAGATTTAGGAACAAACAAGGAACAAAAGATTACTATTAAGAGTTCTTCAGGTTTATCAGATGAAGAAATCGATCGTATGGTTAAGGAAGCTAAGGAAAACGAAGCTGCTGATAAGAAACGTAAAGAAGAAGTTGACTTGAAGAACGAAGTTGACCAATTGTTATTCCAAACAGATAAGACTCTTGAAGAAATCAAGGGCAAGGTATCTGATGAAGAAGTTAAGAAAGTTGAAGAAGCACGTGATGCATTGAAGAAGGCTCAAGAATCAAACAACGTTGATGAAATGAAGTCTAAGAAAGATGATTTAACAAAACTTATCCAAGATATGTCAGTTAAGTTATACCAACAAGCACAACAAGCTCAACAAGCACAAGGTGCACAAGACAATGCAGGTGACGCTTCATCTTCATCAGACAACAACTCTGATGACAATACAGTTGATGGAGACTTTAAAGAAGTAGATCCAGATGACAAGAACTAA
- the dnaJ gene encoding molecular chaperone DnaJ, with the protein MAEQINPYDVLGVSKDASDAEIKKAYRKLSKKYHPDLNHEPGAEQKFKEVNEAYEILSDPQKKAQYDQFGSTGQGFSGAGNGYGDFGGFSGFGGQGGFEDIFGSFFGGGASRGNAQNAPRQGRDLQYEMHLTFEEAIFGKKTEIEYTREAACKTCNGTGAKPGTSPVTCSKCHGSGYIQVERQTPLGRMMTQQECDVCHGTGKEIKEKCPTCHGSGRINEKHAVEVTVPAGVEDGNQMRLQGQGEAGYNGGPYGDLFIIFDVAPSKIYKREGSNIYFDQPISFVQATLGAEILVKTVHGDVKLNIPAGTQTGTKFRLKGKGVPKLRGSGNGDEMVTVRIQTPKKLNKKQKEALKMFAQASGEKVNEGFFDKLKEKF; encoded by the coding sequence ATGGCTGAACAAATTAATCCATATGATGTATTAGGAGTCAGTAAGGATGCAAGCGATGCTGAAATCAAAAAAGCATATCGTAAACTTTCTAAAAAATATCACCCTGACTTAAACCATGAACCAGGGGCAGAACAAAAATTCAAAGAAGTTAATGAAGCTTATGAAATTCTAAGTGATCCACAGAAAAAGGCACAGTATGATCAATTTGGATCAACTGGTCAAGGATTTTCTGGAGCAGGTAATGGATACGGTGATTTTGGCGGATTTAGTGGATTTGGTGGCCAAGGAGGATTTGAAGATATTTTTGGCTCTTTCTTTGGAGGCGGTGCAAGTCGTGGAAATGCACAAAACGCACCTCGACAAGGTCGTGACCTACAATATGAGATGCATTTAACATTTGAAGAAGCCATCTTTGGTAAGAAAACTGAAATTGAATATACACGTGAAGCAGCATGTAAGACATGTAATGGTACAGGTGCTAAACCTGGAACATCTCCTGTGACATGTTCAAAATGTCATGGTAGTGGTTATATTCAAGTTGAACGCCAAACACCACTTGGTCGTATGATGACACAACAAGAATGTGATGTTTGTCATGGTACTGGAAAAGAAATCAAAGAAAAATGTCCAACATGTCATGGTTCAGGGCGTATAAACGAAAAGCATGCGGTTGAAGTTACAGTACCTGCAGGTGTAGAAGATGGCAACCAAATGCGCTTACAAGGACAAGGTGAAGCAGGATATAATGGTGGCCCATATGGTGATTTATTTATCATCTTTGATGTTGCACCAAGTAAAATTTACAAACGTGAAGGCTCAAATATTTATTTTGACCAACCAATTTCATTTGTTCAAGCAACATTAGGTGCTGAAATCTTGGTTAAGACTGTTCATGGTGATGTAAAATTAAACATTCCAGCTGGAACACAGACAGGAACAAAATTCCGGTTGAAGGGTAAGGGAGTTCCTAAATTACGTGGTTCAGGTAATGGTGATGAAATGGTTACTGTGCGCATTCAAACTCCTAAGAAGTTAAACAAGAAACAAAAAGAAGCATTGAAGATGTTTGCACAAGCATCAGGTGAAAAAGTAAATGAAGGATTTTTTGATAAATTAAAAGAAAAATTCTAA
- a CDS encoding sulfite exporter TauE/SafE family protein gives MTYLLLGIVVFIAAIIQSTSGFGFGIFSMALLPLFLPYKEANILTLITVFCLQLFTIIKFRKHINFKLVITPGIAAIIFGSIGVHLMLNLSSAVMDLILGIFLCSLAFYMIFIANRIHLKESIFNGFLAGSFGGFMDGMFAIGGPPMVAYFDSIIKSPIEYQATLQLYFLITTVNVILNNIFCGNLTSSLIAPLSISIICCLVATSIGIHFTQKISMKIVRRLAYTVMIFAGIYHFIKIFI, from the coding sequence ATGACTTATCTCCTTTTAGGAATAGTCGTATTTATTGCCGCGATAATCCAAAGTACAAGTGGATTTGGCTTTGGAATCTTTTCAATGGCTCTACTTCCACTATTCCTTCCATATAAGGAAGCAAATATTTTAACTTTGATAACTGTTTTTTGTTTACAACTTTTTACAATAATAAAATTTAGAAAACACATTAACTTCAAATTAGTTATCACACCTGGAATTGCTGCCATTATATTTGGTAGCATCGGTGTACACCTAATGCTTAATTTAAGTTCAGCTGTTATGGATTTAATCCTTGGAATCTTCCTTTGCAGTCTTGCTTTTTATATGATTTTTATTGCAAATCGAATCCATCTTAAAGAAAGTATTTTCAATGGATTCCTAGCCGGATCTTTTGGTGGATTCATGGATGGCATGTTTGCTATCGGAGGACCTCCAATGGTTGCATATTTTGATTCTATAATTAAAAGTCCAATAGAATACCAAGCAACCCTTCAACTATACTTTTTAATTACTACCGTTAATGTGATCTTAAATAATATTTTTTGTGGTAATCTTACTTCCTCATTAATAGCTCCCTTATCAATCTCAATTATCTGTTGCTTAGTTGCTACTAGTATCGGAATCCATTTTACTCAAAAAATATCAATGAAAATTGTTCGTCGTTTAGCATATACAGTCATGATATTTGCTGGAATTTATCATTTCATTAAAATTTTTATTTAA
- the clpB gene encoding ATP-dependent chaperone ClpB: MNNDQLTQAVQDAIAEAQQIAITRHQQEIDVPHLFKFLVQPNELGEEIYQKAGLDINAINKELDNEIDHISSIEGNVQYGQTLSQNLFQLLQQADTLRKEMNDDFVAVDTVILALMKLQYNPFKLFLEKQGATYNKLVEIVKSLRGGSRVTSKNQEEQYQALEKYGVDLVAEAVKGKQDPIIGRDDEIRDVIRILSRKSKNNPVLIGEPGVGKTAIVEGLAQRIAKKDVPENLRDKTIFSLDMGSLIAGAKYRGEFEERLKAVLKQVQKSEGKIILFIDEIHNIVGAGKTEGSMDAGNLLKPMLARGELHLIGATTLDEYREYVEKDKALERRFQKVLVKEPTVEDTISILRGLKERYEIHHGVRIHDNALVAAATLSNRYITDRFLPDKAIDLVDEACAEIQVEMNSMPTELDQSNRQLMRLQVEEAALKKETDAASQKRLKELQKELADTKEKVNKLKLKWENEKNDIQKVSDKKAELDKAKHDLENAESNYDLEKAAKLQHATIPQLQKQLKELEESERPSEWMVEESVTENEIAEVVSRQTGIPVAKLVQGEREKLLHLADTLHKRVIGQDEAVDAVANAVLRSRAGLQDPSKPLGSFMFLGPTGVGKTELAKALADDLFDSEKHMIRIDMSEYMEKASVSRLVGAAPGYVGYEEGGQLTEAVRRNPYTIVLFDEIEKAHPDVFNILLQVLDDGRLTDGQGRTVDFKNTILIMTSNLGSEILLDSSESDGKISDETKEKVMKLAQSHFKPEFLNRIDDIIMFSPLTLSVIEKIVDKFIDQLSSRLKSQEIELSIDDKAKEFIAKEGYDPAYGARPLQRFITTNIETPLAKEIIAGKVQPNSKVMISLDDDESGIIFKICK; the protein is encoded by the coding sequence ATGAATAATGATCAATTAACGCAAGCAGTTCAAGATGCGATTGCTGAGGCGCAACAAATTGCGATAACACGACATCAACAAGAGATCGACGTACCTCATTTGTTTAAATTTTTAGTACAACCAAATGAACTTGGTGAAGAGATTTATCAAAAAGCTGGGTTAGATATAAATGCAATTAATAAAGAATTAGATAATGAAATTGATCATATTTCATCAATTGAGGGAAATGTTCAATATGGACAAACATTAAGTCAGAATCTATTTCAATTGCTACAACAAGCTGACACTTTAAGAAAAGAAATGAATGATGATTTTGTTGCTGTTGATACGGTAATTTTAGCGTTGATGAAATTGCAATATAATCCATTTAAACTTTTCTTGGAAAAGCAAGGTGCAACTTATAATAAGTTAGTTGAAATTGTAAAAAGTTTACGAGGAGGTAGCCGAGTGACAAGTAAGAATCAAGAAGAACAATACCAAGCTTTAGAGAAATATGGTGTTGATTTAGTAGCAGAAGCTGTTAAGGGAAAACAAGATCCAATTATTGGTCGTGATGATGAAATTCGCGATGTTATTCGTATATTGTCTAGAAAGAGTAAGAATAATCCAGTATTAATTGGAGAACCTGGTGTAGGTAAGACTGCTATTGTTGAAGGATTAGCACAACGAATTGCTAAAAAGGATGTTCCTGAAAATTTACGTGATAAAACAATTTTCTCTTTAGATATGGGCTCATTAATTGCTGGTGCGAAGTATCGTGGAGAATTTGAAGAACGGTTAAAAGCAGTTTTAAAACAAGTTCAAAAAAGCGAAGGTAAAATTATATTATTTATTGATGAAATTCACAATATTGTTGGCGCAGGAAAAACAGAGGGAAGTATGGATGCAGGTAATTTATTAAAACCAATGCTTGCTCGTGGAGAACTTCACTTGATTGGTGCAACAACTTTAGATGAATATCGTGAATATGTTGAAAAAGATAAGGCATTAGAACGTCGATTCCAAAAGGTTTTAGTTAAGGAACCAACTGTTGAAGATACAATTTCAATTTTACGTGGCTTGAAAGAACGTTATGAAATTCATCATGGAGTAAGAATTCATGATAATGCTTTAGTCGCTGCAGCAACTTTATCTAATCGTTATATTACAGATCGTTTCTTACCAGATAAGGCAATTGATTTGGTTGATGAAGCTTGTGCGGAAATTCAAGTTGAAATGAATTCAATGCCAACAGAACTTGATCAAAGCAATCGTCAATTAATGAGATTACAAGTTGAAGAAGCAGCATTGAAAAAAGAAACAGATGCTGCATCTCAAAAACGTTTGAAAGAATTGCAAAAAGAACTTGCAGATACAAAGGAAAAAGTTAATAAGCTTAAATTGAAGTGGGAAAACGAAAAGAATGACATTCAAAAGGTCAGTGATAAAAAAGCAGAATTAGATAAAGCTAAACATGATTTAGAGAATGCAGAAAGCAACTATGATTTAGAAAAAGCTGCAAAATTGCAACATGCAACAATTCCTCAATTGCAAAAACAACTTAAAGAACTTGAAGAATCTGAACGTCCAAGCGAATGGATGGTAGAAGAATCTGTAACTGAAAATGAAATTGCGGAAGTTGTTAGCCGACAAACAGGAATCCCAGTTGCTAAATTAGTGCAGGGAGAACGTGAAAAATTATTACATTTGGCTGATACGCTTCATAAGCGTGTAATTGGTCAAGATGAAGCTGTAGATGCTGTTGCAAATGCAGTTTTAAGATCACGTGCCGGATTACAAGATCCATCTAAACCATTAGGATCATTTATGTTTTTAGGACCAACTGGTGTAGGTAAAACAGAATTAGCAAAGGCATTGGCAGATGATTTATTCGATTCAGAAAAACATATGATTCGAATTGATATGAGTGAATACATGGAAAAAGCATCAGTCTCACGGTTAGTGGGGGCTGCTCCAGGATATGTTGGTTATGAAGAAGGAGGCCAATTAACTGAAGCTGTTCGCCGGAATCCTTACACAATTGTGTTATTTGATGAAATTGAAAAAGCACATCCAGATGTCTTTAATATTCTTCTTCAAGTGTTAGATGATGGTCGTTTAACAGATGGACAAGGAAGAACTGTTGATTTTAAGAATACGATTTTGATTATGACATCAAACTTGGGTTCAGAAATCTTACTTGATAGCTCAGAAAGTGATGGCAAGATTTCAGATGAAACTAAGGAAAAGGTCATGAAGTTAGCACAAAGTCATTTTAAACCTGAATTTTTAAACAGAATTGATGACATCATTATGTTTAGTCCACTTACATTGAGTGTTATTGAAAAGATTGTTGATAAATTTATTGATCAACTTTCATCACGACTTAAATCACAAGAAATTGAATTATCAATTGATGATAAAGCAAAAGAATTTATTGCTAAAGAAGGATATGATCCAGCATATGGTGCTCGTCCATTGCAACGGTTTATTACAACTAACATTGAGACTCCATTGGCTAAGGAGATTATTGCGGGTAAAGTTCAGCCTAATTCAAAGGTTATGATTTCATTAGATGATGATGAAAGCGGTATTATTTTCAAAATTTGTAAATAA